A single genomic interval of uncultured Desulfobacter sp. harbors:
- the asd gene encoding aspartate-semialdehyde dehydrogenase translates to MKKVGMVGWRGMVGSVLMERMSAQNDFQKFTPVFFTTSQAGQTGPDVGQGTSELIDAFDIDTLMDMDIVVTCQGGSYTEAVRPKLAERGWGGYWIDAASTLRMDEQSIIVLDPVNLPVIETAISKGIKNFVGGNCTVSLMLMALGGLFENDWVEWLTSMTYQAASGAGAKNMRELVAQMRTIGDKAAPILDDPASAILDLDRTVTDTLRSDAYPVENWGVPLGASLIPWIDRAMDNGQTREEWKGFVETNKILGRSDNPIPIDGQCIRIGAMRCHSQAFTIKLKKDVPLDEINAALAANNDWVRVIPNNKEDSIRDLTPAAVTGTLNVPVGRIRKMNIGENFLTAFSVGDQLLWGAAEPLRRILNIIL, encoded by the coding sequence ATGAAAAAAGTCGGAATGGTTGGTTGGCGGGGCATGGTGGGTTCCGTGCTCATGGAAAGAATGTCTGCACAGAATGATTTTCAAAAATTTACGCCGGTTTTTTTCACCACGTCCCAGGCCGGACAAACCGGCCCTGATGTGGGGCAAGGTACTTCGGAACTCATTGATGCGTTTGATATTGATACACTCATGGACATGGACATTGTGGTGACCTGTCAGGGCGGTTCTTACACCGAAGCCGTGCGTCCCAAACTGGCCGAGCGGGGGTGGGGCGGGTACTGGATTGATGCGGCATCCACCTTAAGGATGGATGAGCAGAGCATTATTGTTCTGGATCCGGTCAATCTGCCGGTTATTGAAACGGCGATATCCAAGGGCATTAAAAATTTTGTCGGCGGCAACTGCACGGTATCATTGATGCTGATGGCCCTGGGCGGGCTTTTTGAAAATGACTGGGTGGAATGGCTGACCTCCATGACCTACCAGGCGGCTTCCGGAGCCGGTGCCAAAAATATGAGAGAGCTTGTGGCCCAGATGAGAACCATTGGTGACAAGGCCGCCCCGATTCTGGATGATCCTGCTTCAGCGATTCTTGATCTTGACCGAACGGTTACCGACACCTTGCGGTCCGATGCCTATCCCGTTGAAAACTGGGGCGTCCCCCTGGGTGCCAGCCTTATCCCCTGGATTGACCGGGCCATGGACAACGGCCAGACCCGGGAGGAGTGGAAAGGATTTGTGGAAACCAACAAAATCCTGGGCCGCTCGGACAATCCCATCCCCATTGACGGCCAGTGCATCCGCATTGGGGCAATGCGATGCCATTCCCAGGCCTTCACCATCAAGTTGAAAAAGGATGTCCCTTTAGACGAGATCAATGCCGCCCTGGCGGCCAATAATGACTGGGTCCGGGTAATACCCAACAATAAGGAAGATTCCATCAGAGATCTGACGCCCGCCGCAGTGACAGGTACCCTGAACGTACCTGTGGGCAGAATCCGGAAAATGAATATCGGTGAAAATTTTCTTACCGCATTTTCCGTGGGTGATCAGTTGCTCTGGGGCGCGGCCGAACCTTTGCGGCGAATTTTAAATATCATTCTTTAA
- a CDS encoding HAMP domain-containing sensor histidine kinase — MTIKRLYLKILFAFLGILLITILLTIGLFIATAGRCYKSYLDRQTIAKLKIFKVMVQKEVDRHKDLPAEKNPDLIQLLDTCTALFGVKLWMSEPGEHIIFQNFEGPVDFLPDRAHRQVHHDSGITLYHYILKWNKYYAIIPINDRSQGFLLHLFVDTGKTSRHEGLFLMGLLAIGIAATLMLLPTVSYITRRINRLNQSALEFAGGNLSVRTDIKGQDEIAKLGDTFNLMADRLERLVGNTKELTANVSHELRSPLARLRVSKELIRDKLEQGASNDAIMRLLNNMGSDIKDLDTLIEEALALSKMNYQESPLAPETFIFSNFMKSMLDTYLPLLSSNDLVLDLDIRDFGKASQDKALVKSIFTNLMDNAIKYSPPGNTIHVSAGTISPKGLEFSISNPCKPMSQEDLDRLFNPFFRIPGQKAPGTGLGLAIAKKQVRRCKGTIRAEHTGREICLTVYLP, encoded by the coding sequence ATGACAATCAAGCGCCTTTACCTGAAAATCCTTTTTGCCTTTCTGGGCATTCTTCTTATCACTATCCTGTTGACCATCGGTCTTTTCATCGCGACTGCCGGACGTTGCTATAAATCCTACCTGGACCGGCAGACCATTGCCAAGCTTAAAATATTTAAGGTCATGGTACAAAAGGAGGTAGACCGGCATAAAGACCTTCCGGCGGAAAAAAACCCGGACCTTATCCAGCTCTTGGACACCTGCACGGCATTGTTCGGCGTCAAACTCTGGATGAGCGAACCCGGGGAGCATATTATATTTCAAAATTTTGAAGGACCAGTGGATTTTCTACCCGACAGGGCCCACCGACAGGTCCATCACGACAGCGGGATCACGCTTTATCATTACATACTTAAATGGAACAAATACTATGCTATCATACCCATAAACGACCGAAGCCAAGGATTTCTCCTTCACCTGTTTGTGGATACCGGAAAAACCAGTCGCCATGAAGGATTGTTTTTAATGGGGCTTCTTGCCATCGGTATTGCCGCCACCCTGATGCTGCTCCCTACGGTTTCGTACATCACCCGCCGGATAAACCGACTGAATCAATCCGCCCTTGAATTTGCCGGTGGTAATCTGTCTGTGAGAACGGATATTAAAGGCCAGGATGAAATTGCCAAACTCGGGGATACATTCAATTTGATGGCAGACCGGTTGGAACGGCTGGTGGGCAATACCAAGGAACTGACGGCCAATGTGTCCCATGAATTGCGGTCACCCCTGGCACGTTTAAGGGTGTCCAAGGAACTGATTAGAGACAAGCTGGAACAGGGCGCTTCGAATGATGCTATCATGCGATTATTAAACAACATGGGATCAGATATAAAGGATCTTGACACCCTGATAGAAGAAGCACTGGCCCTTTCCAAAATGAATTATCAGGAATCGCCCCTGGCACCAGAGACATTCATATTTTCCAATTTTATGAAATCCATGCTGGACACATACCTTCCGCTATTGAGCAGTAACGATCTGGTCCTTGATCTTGACATCCGGGATTTCGGTAAGGCCAGCCAAGATAAAGCATTGGTAAAATCAATTTTTACCAATCTCATGGACAATGCAATAAAATATTCCCCACCCGGCAATACCATCCATGTGTCTGCCGGAACCATCTCTCCCAAGGGCCTTGAATTTTCAATCAGCAATCCCTGCAAACCGATGAGTCAAGAGGATCTTGATCGTCTGTTCAATCCGTTTTTCCGTATTCCCGGGCAAAAAGCACCGGGAACAGGACTTGGACTGGCCATTGCAAAAAAACAGGTCCGGCGTTGCAAGGGCACCATCCGTGCAGAACACACCGGTCGGGAAATTTGCCTGACCGTTTATCTGCCTTAA
- a CDS encoding ATP-binding protein, with the protein MEAYVQSLTHEIKSPVAAIAGASELLEEDNVPPAQKRRFLSNIRTESKRIQSLVDRMLTLCALEHRETIERREIVDMNMVLADVLRRSGQEVLTREICIVKILAMACECPGDAFLITQAVMNLFQNALEFSPRGAADTGVTLKRSGETVVVEIRDQGPGIPEFARNKIFDRFFSIQRPDTRKKSTGLGLNFVREIVLLHGGSIDVKNNPDFGVRAVLRLPAA; encoded by the coding sequence ATTGAGGCCTATGTCCAGTCCCTCACCCATGAGATCAAAAGCCCGGTGGCGGCCATTGCAGGCGCTTCGGAACTTCTGGAGGAAGACAATGTGCCGCCGGCGCAAAAGAGACGGTTTCTCTCCAATATCAGGACCGAATCAAAACGGATCCAATCCCTGGTGGACCGCATGCTTACCCTTTGTGCGCTTGAACATCGGGAAACGATTGAACGCCGGGAAATCGTTGACATGAACATGGTTCTGGCGGATGTGTTAAGGCGCAGCGGCCAGGAGGTCCTGACCCGGGAGATCTGTATTGTCAAAATCCTTGCCATGGCGTGTGAATGCCCAGGAGACGCTTTTTTGATCACCCAGGCCGTGATGAATCTGTTTCAAAATGCCCTGGAGTTCAGTCCCAGGGGCGCAGCAGATACAGGGGTTACGCTGAAGCGCTCTGGGGAAACCGTGGTGGTTGAAATCAGGGATCAAGGGCCGGGTATCCCGGAATTTGCACGGAATAAAATTTTTGATCGGTTTTTTTCCATCCAGCGTCCGGATACGCGTAAGAAAAGTACGGGTTTAGGCCTTAACTTTGTCCGGGAAATTGTCCTGCTCCACGGCGGGTCCATTGACGTAAAAAACAATCCGGATTTTGGGGTGCGGGCGGTTTTACGCCTTCCTGCCGCTTAG